ACCCACCGCGCCCTCTGGATCGCATCACCCGTTGCGATGGATGGCTTTACCTCACGACTCAACAAGCCATACGCGATGCCGTCTGACAACGCCTGCCAGCTCGCATCAATGATGTTTTCCGACACCCCCACGGTGTTCCACGCTCGCTCCCCGTCGTGGTGCTCAATGAGCACCCGTACCGATGCCGCCGTGCCCCGATCCGGATTCAAAACACGAACCTTGTAGTCCGAGAGCCGGATGCCATCGAGCTGCGGGTAGAACGGCTCCAGCGCTTTGCGGAGTGCGCGCGAAATCGCATCGACCGGACCGTCGCCCTCGGCGGCGCTCAGCTCCCGATGACCCGCGACACGCACAGCAACAGTCGCTTCTGAACACTGCGTATGATTGTCTCCCATCTCGGACCGGACGTGTAGACGTTCGAGGTCAAAGAACTGTGTATCCTCTCCCTTCATGGATCGGACGAGCAACTCGAACGACGCCTCGGCCGCCTCGAACGAGTAGCCCAGATTCTCGAGCTCCTTGATGCGTGCAACCGCCTGCTGCGCCTGCGCGCTGGTGCCAACCTCCAGTCCCAGTTCGTTCGCCTTGTACACGACATTGCTTCTTCCCGAAAGATCGGAGACCAGAACGCGCCGGCGGTTGCCCACCACGTCAGGGTCAAGATGTTCGTAGGCCCGCGGGTCCTTCATTACGGCCGAAACATGCACGCCCCCCTTGTGCGCGAAAGCGCTGCGACCCACGTATGGAGAACGACCGACCGGGTCGAGGTTTGCTATATCGTCAACGAAGCCTGAGACATCCGCCAGCGAGCTCAGACGCTCGGGGTCTACGCAGTCGTAGCCCATCTTGAGCTGCAGACCAGGTATGATGCTGCACAGATCCGCGTTGCCACATCGCTCGCCGATGCCGTTGATTGTTCCCTGCACGTGCGTGACGCCCGCCTCGACGGCAGCTAGCGAGTTCGCAACCGCGCAGCCGGCGTCATTGTGTGTGTGAATGCCGAGCCGACCTGAGACCTTGCCATAAACATCGCCGACGATACGGCGCAATTCTGACGGAAGAGTCCCGCCATTCGTGTCGCAAAGTACGAGCACGTCCGCGCCGGCACCGGCTGCAGCACTCAGCGTGGCGAGTGCATACGCCCGATCGGCCTTGTATCCATCGAAAAAGTGCTCGGCATCATAGATCACTCGCTTGCCCTGGTCCCTCAGATAGGCAACCGACGAGGCAATGATCTGCAGATTCTCTTCAAGCGACACGCCGAGCGCGACCTCGGCATGCAAGGTCCAGCTCTTGCCAAATATGGAGACCACTGATGTTCCGGCTGCAATGAGAGCACGAAGATTGGGATCGTCTGCCGGATCGTGCGAAGCCCTTCGCGTCGAGCCGAATGCGCAGATTTGCGCGTGCTTCCACGGCTGGTCACTCGCGCGCTCGAAGAACTCCTGATCCTTCGGATTCGACCCGGGCCACCCTCCTTCGATGACGTCGATCCCGAATTCGTCCAGCCGTCGTGCAATCCGGATCTTGTCCTCAGCCGAAAGCGAAACGTGCTCTGCCTGGGTTCCATCGCGAAGCGTGGTATCAAAGAGTTCGATCTTCATGGCTTCATCCCGTCATGCCTCAATTAGTCCGGCCCGCCGGGCGTACTCGAAGACATCGCCCGCTTTCAGTATCTCGGCCACGTCTCCGAGCGGCTCCAGCAGATATTGCTTACCCGTGGTGTGATTCTTCAGCGTCCCGACCGCCGAGTCAATCTCCAGTTCATGGCCGGTTTCGATCACCTCAATCAGTCGCACACGCGTTTCGAACGGGACAAGGAATCCGCCGTC
This region of Rhodothermales bacterium genomic DNA includes:
- a CDS encoding citramalate synthase, with product MKIELFDTTLRDGTQAEHVSLSAEDKIRIARRLDEFGIDVIEGGWPGSNPKDQEFFERASDQPWKHAQICAFGSTRRASHDPADDPNLRALIAAGTSVVSIFGKSWTLHAEVALGVSLEENLQIIASSVAYLRDQGKRVIYDAEHFFDGYKADRAYALATLSAAAGAGADVLVLCDTNGGTLPSELRRIVGDVYGKVSGRLGIHTHNDAGCAVANSLAAVEAGVTHVQGTINGIGERCGNADLCSIIPGLQLKMGYDCVDPERLSSLADVSGFVDDIANLDPVGRSPYVGRSAFAHKGGVHVSAVMKDPRAYEHLDPDVVGNRRRVLVSDLSGRSNVVYKANELGLEVGTSAQAQQAVARIKELENLGYSFEAAEASFELLVRSMKGEDTQFFDLERLHVRSEMGDNHTQCSEATVAVRVAGHRELSAAEGDGPVDAISRALRKALEPFYPQLDGIRLSDYKVRVLNPDRGTAASVRVLIEHHDGERAWNTVGVSENIIDASWQALSDGIAYGLLSREVKPSIATGDAIQRARWVSGTIAAVPS